In one window of Tenrec ecaudatus isolate mTenEca1 chromosome 3, mTenEca1.hap1, whole genome shotgun sequence DNA:
- the LOC142443204 gene encoding LOW QUALITY PROTEIN: uncharacterized protein LOC142443204 (The sequence of the model RefSeq protein was modified relative to this genomic sequence to represent the inferred CDS: substituted 1 base at 1 genomic stop codon): protein MSYIFSECGKGFTRRNDLTVHQQTHTGEKPHVCGECGKAFIRKSTLTVHQRTHTGEKPHVCGECGKAFITKTALTVHQKTHTGEKPHVCGECGKAFLRKDDLTVHQCTHTGEKPHVCGEFGKAFLRKGALTVHQRTHTGEKPHVCGECGKALITKTALTVHQRTHTGEKPHVCGDCGKGFSQKSALTVHQKIHTGDKAHVCGQCGKAFHRKDGLTAHQKTHTREKPHVCGECGKAFLRKDDFTVHQCTHTGEKPHICGXCGKAFLRKGDLTVHQRTHTGEKPHVCGDCGKGFIMMSFLTDHQRTHTGEKPHVCGDCGKGFSQKCALAAHQRTHTEEKLYVCHQCGKAFMWMTSLTVHQRTHTAEKPHSELVKHDKIPKKEKLSLELV from the exons ATGTCCTATATattcagtgaatgtgggaaaggcttcaccaggaggaatgatctcactgttcatcagcaaactcatactggagagaaaccccatgtatgtggtgaatgtggaaaagcttttatcaggaagagtacacttactgttcatcagcgaactcatactggagagaaaccccatgtatgtggtgaatgtggaaaagcctttatcacaaagactgctctcactgttcatcagaaaactcatactggagagaaaccccatgtatgtggtgaatgtggaaaagcctttctcaggaaggatgatctcactgttcatcagtgcactcatactggagagaaaccccatgtatgtggtgaatttggaaaagcctttctcagaaagggtgctctcactgttcaccagcgaactcatactggagagaaaccccatgtatgtggtgaatgtggaaaagcccttatcacgaagactgctctcactgttcatcagcgaactcacactggagagaaaccccatgtatgtggtgactgtggcaaaggctttagccagaagagtgctctcactgttcatcagaaaattcatactggagataaagcacatgtgtgcggtcaatgtggaaaagcctttcacagaaaggatggtctcactgctcatcagaaaactcatactagagagaaaccccatgtatgtggtgaatgtggaaaagcctttctcaggaaggatgatttcactgttcatcagtgcactcatactggagagaaaccccatatatgtggttaatgtggaaaagcctttctcagaaagggtgatctcactgttcaccagcgaactcatactggagagaaaccccatgtatgtggtgactgtggcaaaggctttatcatgatgtcttttctcactgatcatcagcgaactcatactggagagaaaccccatgtatgtggtgactgtggcaaaggctttagccagaagtgTGCTCTCGctgctcatcagcgaactcatactgaagAGAAACTCTATGTATGTcatcaatgtggaaaagcttttatgtggatgacttctctcactgttcatcagcgaactcatactgcagagaaaccccat TCAGAACTCGTTAAACATGACAAAAttcccaaaaaagaaaaactttcaCTGGAATTAGTgtga